TGTCCGGTAAATGAACTAGTAATGGCTGCGAAAGTTATATCCAGGGTATATAAGAACGCAATCAACAATTTCTTCATATGTATCTTTTGTTCAGTATCCATTTCTAAGGTAATTCTTCTATCTAGAGAATGTGTAAGGcttcttcttaaatatatatatgttatcttaaaaaaaaaaacccatgaactGTTGATTGAGGGAATGCAGGGAAACTGTATTTATGAAAGGGCTGTGGAGGCTCATCTGGACAAATCCTAACATTCAAGTgctaataatttttgtttgtttgtgtacaACTTTTTCTTTATGAGTATAAACTTACATCAAAATTCAAAGTTTCATTTATCCGCAAAAATAACTGcactttttaagtaattttaaaattctgttacttCCTTTATATCTGCTGGTACTCTAAATTAAACCCTCCAAGCTAAGTTTCCCTAAACTAGACTACTGAAGCCCCAAGTATCTCCAAACCCAGACATTGAAATTGCTTCCAAAATgtcatgtttaaaatatttgttctcttttccagTCCCTGCTTCCTGACATTGAATTTATTGCATAAATCACGAGTTGGAAGGTACGCAGAAGTAACACTTGAAAATGTGAAAGATACTTGGGTGAAAAGGCATTGCATTCAACTATGAGGAAAAAGATTTAATTATACCACTTGTATGAAATAGGGTATAACAAAACTAACCAATTGGAACTTGCTTAAATTTAACTCACGGAAATATTTAAGGTTAAAATAAACAATGCATATAGAATAGCTTTGTAAATCCTAATACTGTAAGAAATTATCTGTAGCTAGGATGTAAGCCAagcattcatttgtttattttgcctgTCTGTATCAGCAAGTTTCTGCCATGGGAGACAGGGGAACAAGCAATCACTCAGAAGTGACTGACTTCATTCTTGTAGGCTTCAGGGTCCGCCCAGAGCTCCACATTCTCCTCTTCCTGCTATTTCTGCTGGTCTACGCCATGATCCTCCTAGGGAATGCTGGCATGATGGCCATTATCATGACTGATCCCCGGTTGAACACACCAATGTACTTCTTCCTAGGCAACCTCTCCTTCATTGATCTCGTCTACTCATCTGTCATTGCACCCAAAGCTTTGGTCAACTTCTGGTCTCAGAGCAAGTCCATCTCCTTTGCAGGCTGTGTGATCCCAGCTCTTTCTTTTTGCCCTCTTCATTGTGACTGAGGGGTTTCTCCTGGCAGCCATGGCTTATGACCGCTTCATTGCCATCTGCAACCCACTCCTCTACTCTGTCCAGATGTCAGCACGTCTCTGTGCTCAGTTGGTGGCTGGCTCCTATTTCTGTGGCTGCATCAgctcagttctggagaccagCATGACATTTACTTTATCCTTTTGTGCTTCTCGGGCCATTGA
This sequence is a window from Camelus ferus isolate YT-003-E chromosome 12, BCGSAC_Cfer_1.0, whole genome shotgun sequence. Protein-coding genes within it:
- the LOC102506904 gene encoding LOW QUALITY PROTEIN: olfactory receptor 9K2 (The sequence of the model RefSeq protein was modified relative to this genomic sequence to represent the inferred CDS: deleted 1 base in 1 codon), with product MGDRGTSNHSEVTDFILVGFRVRPELHILLFLLFLLVYAMILLGNAGMMAIIMTDPRLNTPMYFFLGNLSFIDLVYSSVIAPKALVNFWSQSKSISFAGCVSQLFLFALFIVTEGFLLAAMAYDRFIAICNPLLYSVQMSARLCAQLVAGSYFCGCISSVLETSMTFTLSFCASRAIDHFYCDVRPLQRISCSDLFIYKMISFFLSGIIILPTIIVIIVSYLCIVSTVVKIRSTEGRKKAFSTCSSHLGAVSVLYGAVSFMYLTPDRFPELSKVASLGYTLVTPMLNPLIYSLRNRDVKEAINKLLEKKSTIQ